AAACCGAACTCTTTAATTCCATTAAGATAAACACGAATAAAGATATTAGCCAATATTTAGGTAAACCACCAAAATATAGATATGGCTACGTGCTAGCTACTTACTTCTTTTTAAGTTTATTTGTAGTTTGGGTTATAATTATTTCGATTAAAATTTACAGAAAGAAAAAAGGGAAATCTAGTATTTTTCATGAGTAAGATTATTGGTATTTCTTGTTGGATATAATTTTAAAAAACAACGATATAGATTTATAGTAATTATAATCTGTATTCATTTCTTAATTAAAAAATTAATTGGATACATTTAGCTATGCACCAAGGTGTTTTATGAAAAAATATAACTTCATTTGACTATATAAAATTCATTAAACACAGAACTTTATATTTGCACATCCATACAAGCTAAAAAAATGATAAATTTTGAGCACACTCTAACAAAAACTATTGAAAAAGGAGATATCTTATTAAAACAAGGAGACATTGCCAAACATGGATATTTAGTTAAAAATGGTTGCCTAAAAAGTTACTCCGTAGATAATGCAGGAAAAGAACATATCATGCAATTTGCTCCTGAAACATGGATGGTTACTGATTTGGATAGCTTTACCAATCAAGTACCCTCATTAGTTTTTATAGAAGCCATAGAAAATTCCGAAGTTTTAATTATTTCAAAATCTGATTTTAAAGACATTAGTAGTCTAGAAAAAGAAGCTGTTGTAGATATCGCAAATAAATTTAGAAACAATTTAATAGCCTCAAACAAACGTATTATTGGTTTATTAAGCGCAACAGCTGAACAACGATATACTGATTTTACAGAAACTTACCCAACACTCGTACAACGGCTTCCACTTAAACTTATAGCGTCCTACATTGGTGTAACCCCAGAATATTTAAGTGATATAAGACGAAAAATAACTAAAAAGTAATTACAACACCATTTCTTAAGGTATCTTATTTCCAATGAGAATGTATTGCAGCAACTTTGCATTATTCAAATTATTAAACTTAAAAGAAATGACAAATCAAAAAAACAACAAAGCAATACATATTACGCTTTGGATTGCTCAAGTATTATTAGCCGTTATGTTTATCATGGCTGGAATTATGAAAGCCTCACAACCCATTGAAGCATTATCCCAATCATTACCATGGGTAACTACTGTTCCAGTTGGATTGGTACGATTTATTGGTATTAGTGAATTATTAGGAGGTTTGGGATTAATATTACCATCATTACTTCGCTTCAAACCATTTTTAACTGTTTGGGCTGCCTTAGGTCTTGCAACAGTTATGATATTAGCCGCTATTTTTCATGCTTCAAGAGGTGAGTTCTCTGCTATAGGAGTGAATGTCGTATTAATAGCTGTTTTTCTATTTATTGCTTGGGGAAGAAGTAAAAAGGCCCGTATACTTTCGAAGCATTAAGAATATCAAAAGCTTTTTTTAAAACATAAATCTTAGGAACTACAAACAGATTTTATTTAACGTATTAAACTATGCTAAATTCAAATAAATTTAATAGCAATTCAAGTGATTTTGCCTCGTTCGGGGCAATTCACTTGAATATTACAAACATTGAAAAGTCGACACTTTTCTGGACAAAAATAGTGGGTATGAAACTGAGGAAAACCTCAGGTAATATGGCGGAATTTGGATCAGTATCACGAACATTAGTTGTCGTTCATGAAACAGCTAAAAAACCTTTTACAAAGGGTTATAGCGGACTTTACCATGTTGCTATACATGCGCCAAATAAAGTTGAATTTGCAAGTATGTTGAACCGATTAG
The genomic region above belongs to Mariniflexile litorale and contains:
- a CDS encoding DoxX family protein — translated: MTNQKNNKAIHITLWIAQVLLAVMFIMAGIMKASQPIEALSQSLPWVTTVPVGLVRFIGISELLGGLGLILPSLLRFKPFLTVWAALGLATVMILAAIFHASRGEFSAIGVNVVLIAVFLFIAWGRSKKARILSKH
- a CDS encoding Crp/Fnr family transcriptional regulator, producing the protein MINFEHTLTKTIEKGDILLKQGDIAKHGYLVKNGCLKSYSVDNAGKEHIMQFAPETWMVTDLDSFTNQVPSLVFIEAIENSEVLIISKSDFKDISSLEKEAVVDIANKFRNNLIASNKRIIGLLSATAEQRYTDFTETYPTLVQRLPLKLIASYIGVTPEYLSDIRRKITKK